In Colletotrichum higginsianum IMI 349063 chromosome 1, whole genome shotgun sequence, one genomic interval encodes:
- a CDS encoding 2-isopropylmalate synthase, which yields MTFLKDPSKKYKAFKPPHLPNRQWPDKVIEKAPRWLSSCLRDGNQSLPDPMSGDEKWRYFKMLCDLGYKEIEVSFPSASQTDFDFTRRLIETPGAVPDDVFLQVLSPCRPDLIRRTVDSVRGAKNAIIHIYLATSECFRQVVFGYTEEQTLELAVECTKLVRSLTKDDPEASETRWQFEFSPECFSDTDPEYALRVCRAVKAAWGPNGKTGDQIILNLPATVELSTPNVYADLVEHFCNNIGDREDHPHNDRGTSIAAAELSQMAGADRVEGCLFGNGERTGNVDLVTLALNLYTQGVSPEIDFSDLNSVIDMVESCTKIPVHQRAPYGGSLVCAAFSGSHQDAIKKGFQNRQNKGLSSEDPWNGMPYLPLDPQDIGRNYEAIIRVNSQSGKGGTAFILQAKLQLDLPRGLQVAFSKVVQRRTEELGREMLANEITDLFETTYFLRENPHFTLVDYSITPDRSRSPVPAAAGKTQDTKDLIRIFDGVVLAEGKEFKLRGRGNGPISSMVAALKQIGIDLDVHDYKEHAIGEGRGVKAAAYIECKPTGSKQTIWGVGIHEDVVQSSLIALLSAASNFVTSRPNSPILKPAESAPPQETPSLVSVLEEKANGM from the exons ATGACGTT CCTGAAGGACCCGTCGAAGAAGTACAAGGCGTTCAAG CCGCCGCATTTGCCGAACCGACAGTGGCCCGACAAGGTCATTGAGAAGGCTCCCCGTTGGCTGTC CTCTTGCCTCCGCGATGGCAACCAGAGTCTGCCCGATCCAATG AGCGGCGACGAGAAGTGGCGCTACTTTAAGATGCTTTGCGACCTCGGCTACAAGGAGATTGAGGTCTCTTTCCCCTCTGCGTCCCAGACCGACTTCGACTTCACCCGCCGCCTGATCGAAACCCCGGGAGCCGTGCCGGATGACGTATTCCTCCAGGTCCTTTCGCCCTGCCGCCCCGATCTCATCCGAAGGACGGTAGATTCGGTCCGCGGTGCGAAAAACGCCATCATCCACATCTATCTCGCCACGAGCGAGTGCTTCCGGCAGGTCGTCTTCGGCTACACGGAAGAGCAGACCCTGGAGCTCGCCGTGGAATGCACCAAGCTCGTCAGGTCCCTGACCAAGGACGACCCTGAAGCTTCAGAAACCCGATGGCAGTTCGAATTCTCGCCCGAGTGCTTCTCCGACACAGATCCCGAGTATGCCCTAAGGGTATGCCGCGCGGTGAAAGCTGCTTGGGGCCCTAATGGAAAGACCGGCGATCAAATCATCCTCAACTTGCCCGCCACGGTCGAGCTGTCGACACCCAATGTGTATGCCGACTTGGTCGAACACTTTTGCAACAACATCGGAGACAGAGAGGac CACCCTCACAACGACCGTGGAACTA GTATTGCAGCTGCAGAACTGAGCCAGATGGCGGGAGCTGACCGTGTAGAGGGCTGTCTGTTCGG CAACGGAGAGAGAACCGGTAATGTTGATCTCGTCACCTTGGCTCTGAACCTTTACACACAAGGTGTGAGCCCAGAAATCGATTTCTCCGACTTGAACTCGGTCATCGACATGGTCGAATCATGCACCAAAATTCCCGTCCACCAGCGTGCTCCCTACGGCGGTAGCCTCGTCTGTGCAGCCTTCTCGGGCAGCCATCAAGATGCAATCAAGAAAGGATTCCAGAACCGCCAGAACAAAGGCTTGTCCAGCGAGGATCCATGGAACGGAATGCCGTACCTGCCACTTGATCCTCAGGATATCGGTCGCAATTACGAGGCCATCATTCGCGTCAACTCGCAGTCTGGAAAGGGAGGAACCGCATTCATTCTGCAGGCGAAGCTGCAGCTCGATCTCCCCCGCGGCCTCCAGGTTGCCTTCTCCAAAGTTGTCCAGCGCCGCACCGAAGAGCTTGGACGCGAGATGCTTGCCAATGAGATTACCGATCTCTTCGAGACGACTTACTTCCTCCGCGAAAACCCTCACTTTACCCTCGTGGACTACAGCATCACCCCCGATCGCTCACGGTCTCCTGTTCCCGCAGCCGCAGGCAAAACCCAGGACACGAAGGACCTGATCCGTATCTTTGACGGCGTGGTCCTTGCGGAAGGCAAAGAGTTCAAATTGCGTGGCCGAGGAAACGGACCCATCTCCAGCATGGTGGCCGCGCTCAAGCAAATCGGCATTGACCTCGATGTTCACGACTACAAGGAGCACGCCATCGGCGAGGGCCGAGGTGTGAAAGCTGCCGCGTATATTGAATGCAAGCCTACAGGCAGCAAGCAGACGATCTGGGGCGTTGGCATTCACGAGGACGTGGTACAGAGCTCGCTCATCGCCCTGCTGAGCGCGGCGAGTAAT TTCGTCACGAGCCGACCCAACAGCCCTATCCTGAAGCCCGCCGAATCCGCTCCTCCTCAGGAGACGCCCAGTCTCGTTTCCGTTCTGGAAGAGAAGGCCAACGGTATGTag
- a CDS encoding Ammecr1 family protein: MASVEHCLYCFEALASHLEKRPGLALKEIQRSWPEYVKTLGDGRDGGKKLLPALQRLADPASDSASASSGSSFSLAAETPATSTDSLSGDDDDDGPITESPLFVTWNTISPSSGHRSLRGCIGTFEAQDLEDGLSSYALTSALHDMRFPPVEASELPSLEVAVTLLTDFEEADDAMDWTLGVHGLRISFTHHGKRYGATYLPDVAVEQEWTKEETLISLMRKAGWMGSKSKWRDVELKVVRYQGKKDSLEYGEYKKWADWVKNNKSKSG, translated from the coding sequence ATGGCTTCTGTAGAACACTGCCTTTACTGCTTCGAGGCTCTGGCTTCGCACCTGGAGAAGCGTCCGGGTCTCGCCCTCAAGGAGATTCAGCGATCATGGCCCGAATACGTAAAGACGCTCGGTGACGGCAGggacggcggcaagaagcTCCTCCCTGCCCTGcagcgcctcgccgaccCCGCGAGTGACTCGGCATCCGCCTCCTCCGGTTCCAGCTTCTCGCTGGCAGCCGAGACCCCCGCGACGTCGACCGACTCCCTTtccggcgacgacgacgacgatggacCCATCACCGAATCCCCGCTCTTCGTCACATGGAACACCATCTCACCAAGCTCGGGCCACCGCTCGCTGCGGGGTTGCATCGGCACCTTTGAGGCGCaggacctcgaggacggcctgtCGAGCTACGCCCTCACGTCGGCGCTGCACGACATGCGATTTCCGCCCGTCGAGGCGTCGGAGCTGCCCTCGCTCGAGGTGGCCGTGACGCTGCTTACCGACTTtgaggaggccgacgacgccatggACTGGACCCTCGGCGTGCACGGCCTGCGTATCAGCTTCACCCACCACGGCAAGCGGTATGgcgccacatacctccccgacgtcgccgtcgagcaggagtggaccaaggaggagacgCTCATAAGCCTGATGCGCAAGGCCGGTTGGATGGGCAGCAAGAGCAAGTGGCGCGACGTTGAGCTCAAGGTTGTGCGCTACCAGGGCAAGAAGGATTCGTTGGAGTACGGTGAGTACAAGAAGTGGGCAGACTGGGTCAAGAACAACAAGTCAAAGTCTGGCTGA
- a CDS encoding Het domain protein, translating into MVSSLLLLTLAFASHYSVASEAQAHLRGAPTCSWTPLEEKSSLLECSSWEFASSERKDEGSAQTRTRPNGTTTEPEPTGWTGPHGCAGSYCLYANRGFAGGRGIVIISTPENVEKAKVLEQTLRGGQALEDDPSSSNPSFRITEVEGKGLGMIANKTLARGDTVMLKPPVLLAHRAFIERAPPADRHVLLDSVAGFLPPATRRSFLGQMGHFGGHRVSDIMATNSFQMDVGGVGAQDDGHHYGNFPEVSRYNHDCRPNVAFRIGPDLRHRTTVVRPVKPGEELTISYLDPLGTRSVRQHRAKRAWGFECGCSQCGLPRKQAAASDARLWEIEELERRLSDIGATVTTASVERFLKLHAEERLESKMAGAYTTAALNFNLLGRNKLAVKYARLAVEAGTIENGPEAGDVEAMRALAADPKKHFTWKGRLR; encoded by the coding sequence ATGGTTTCTTCCTTGTTGCTGCTCACCCTCGCATTCGCGTCGCATTACAGCGTCGCATCAGAGGCCCAAGCGCACTTGCGAGGGGCACCGACTTGCTCCTGGACGCCGCTGGAGGAGAAGTCGTCGCTGTTGGAATGCTCAAGCTGGGAGTTCGCATCATCAGAGAGGAAAGACGAGGGCTCGGCACAAACACGGACGCGACCAAatgggacgacgacggaacCCGAACCGACGGGCTGGACTGGGCCCCATGGATGCGCGGGCAGCTACTGCTTATACGCGAACCGCGGCTTCGCGGGCGGACGTGGAATCGTCATCATCTCGACACCGGAGAACGTCGAGAAGGCAAAAGTCTTGGAGCAGACCTTACGGGGCGGTCAGGCTCTCGAAGACGATCCCTCATCGAGCAATCCCTCCTTCCGCATCACAGAGGTCGAGGGCAAAGGTCTGGGCATGATCGCCAACAAGACCCTCGCGCGCGGTGACACCGTCATGCTTAAACCGCCGGTCCTTCTCGCCCACCGCGCCTTCATCGAGCGGGCGCCCCCGGCGGACCGGCACGTCCTCCTGGACTCCGTCGCGGGGTTCCTGCCGCCCGCGACGCGCAGGAGCTTCTTGGGTCAGATGGGCCACTTTGGCGGGCACCGCGTCAGCGACATCATGGCGACCAATTCGTTCCAGAtggacgtcggcggcgtcggcgcccaggACGATGGCCATCACTACGGCAACTTCCCCGAGGTGTCGCGGTACAACCACGACTGTCGGCCCAACGTGGCCTTCCGCATCGGGCCGGACCTGCGGCACCGCACGACCGTCGTCCGGCCCGTGAAGCCCGGCGAGGAGCTGACCATCTCGTACCTTGACCCGCTCGGCACCCGCTCCGTGCGGCAGCACCGCGCCAAGCGGGCATGGGGCTTCGAGTGCGGATGCTCGCAGTGCGGGCTGCCCCGgaagcaggcggcggcgtcggacgCGCGGCTGTGGGAGAttgaggagctcgagaggCGGCTCTCGGACATCGGcgcgacggtgacgacggcctcggtcgaGCGGTTCCTGAAGCTGCACGCCGAGGAGAGGCTGGAGAGCAAGATGGCCGGGGCCTACACCACCGCGGCGCTGAACTTCAACCTGCTGGGCAGGAACAAGCTGGCGGTCAAGTATGCCAGGTTGGCGGTGGAGGCCGGGACGATCGAGAACGGGcccgaggcgggcgacgttGAGGCCATGcgggcgttggcggcggacCCGAAGAAGCATTTTACCTGGAAGGGGAGGCTCCGGTGA
- a CDS encoding Het domain protein, whose amino-acid sequence MSHPLYRSVTPETLLEPFSSTDFEHIVTLWGRQELPPRIQLPTLVPPNKPETEAGAHIQRLSTSCRSRVKASDVVDDLRRNLLFPYFFEEGQEEDFYEVYDTQTSLYEQGHPIAACMYVARSWLDDCRKNHEECWRLHHGMQLKSPRRLVDLGGSYRADLATLEQVCCPREIRVIDASGHCKPQYLAVSYRWPNNPRQDQQLNPATENRFLHGFLTADLPRTFCDAFVVARALGLRYVWIDALCIMQGSEGDWHTEASKMASVFGNAILTLSFGDGAELKRLGHRSPRSIPRASQTATQYWLDLNSRDEWQNCSLEDASKAACESFITGGQPSEFDKQSPESIYLWLESTGNCPTRPEGQLDQRGWTFQERLLPRRVLTLTVRGIFWDCCRSSASDTRPSGLRGDYSPGLRDSDERKVKKQLMAESLDLSLEARANAYLTWRRILTDYTRRQFSYASDRVVAIEGVVQCLKAVLQEECFLGLWEGDVLRSLMWFCDKLPRHIVKGADRGDPIIAPSWSWASVSTPIHYKLWHPLEQFTTRNKEVVDPCTQLRLIWARPIDPTSFSHFVGEIVLHGPLACVRRAHLSCEGCKLLMDPRPGQGWPSTAAYEGIHVLPIFKEGSSRIHKAVYCLVLTPLYPMEQPPEFRRIGTLVIDMSSRPLCVDDPEKCQDERCHPSSHHPDEFFDTSPTNVQPYMVVREFSIFHSLLTIRKLSVMAMI is encoded by the exons ATGTCCCATCCCCTCTACAG ATCGGTAACACCGGAGACTCTTCTCGAACCTTTTTCTTCCACAGACTTTGAGCACATCGTTACGCTTTGGGGACGGCAGGAGCTTCCGCCGCGCATACAGCTTCCTACACTCGTTCCTCCTAACAAACCCGAAACGGAAGCGGGTGCTCATATCCAAAGGTTGTCAACGTCTTGCAGGTCACGAGTAAAGGCATCGGATGTAGTGGATGACCTTCGCAGAAACCTGTTGTTCCCGTACTTCTTTGAAGAAGGGCAGGAAG AGGACTTCTACGAAGTATATGACACCCAAACCAGTCTCTATGAGCAAGGCCATCCCATCGCGGCATGCATGTATGTTGCAAGGTCATGGCTCGATGATTGCAGGAAGAATCACGAAGAATGCTGGCGGCTGCACCATGGCATGCAGCTCAAGTCCCCAcggcgcctcgtcgacctgggcGGATCATACAGAGCGGATTTGGCAACGCTCGAACAAGTGTGTTGCCCACGAGAGATCAGAGTGATCGACGCAAGCGGCCATTGCAAGCCCCAATATCTCGCCGTTAGCTATCGATGGCCGAATAACCCTAGGCAGGATCAGCAGCTCAATCCAGCTACCGAAAACCGGTTTCTGCACGGCTTCTTAACCGCGGATCTCCCACGCACGTTTTGCGACGCTTTCGTAGTAGCGAGAGCGTTGGGTCTAAGGTACGTGTGGATTGACGCCTTG TGCATCATGCAAGGCAGCGAAGGCGACTGGCATACCGAGGCTTCCAAAATGGCGTCGGTTTTCGGTAACGCCATTTTGACTCTTTCCTTCGGCGACGGGGCTGAACTGAAGCGTCTCGGCCATAGGTCGCCAAGAAGTATACCAAGGGCTTCGCAAACGGCGACGCAGTACTGGCTAGACCTCAACAGCCGAGATGAATGGCAAAATTGTTCTCTCGAAGATGCCTCTAAGGCGGCATGTGAGTCCTTCATTACAGGAGGGCAACCATCTGAATTCGACAAGCAAAGCCCGGAGTCCATTTACTTGTGGCTGGAGTCAACTGGGAACTGCCCAACCAGGCCCGAAGGTCAACTTGACCAACGAGGTTGGACTTTCCAAGAGAGACTACTCCCGAGAAGAGTCCTTACTCTCACGGTGAGGGGCATCTTCTGGGATTGCTGCCGGTCTAGCGCATCGGACACTAGGCCGTCTGGGTTACGAGGCGATTATTCGCCGGGCCTCCGGGACTCAGATGAAAGGAAAGTCAAGAAACAGCTGATGGCTGAAAGTCTCGACCTCTCCCTGGAAGCTCGAGCCAACGCTTATCTCACTTGGAGAAGAATTCTCACGGACTACACACGAAGACAGTTCTCATACGCCAGCGATCGGGTTGTGGCTATCGAAGGCGTTGTGCAGTGCCTGAAGGCGGTCTTGCAAGAAGAGTGCTTCCTGGGGCTATGGGAAGGGGACGTCCTTCGTTCCCTCATGTGGTTCTGTGACAAACTTCCAAGGCACATCGTCAAGGGTGCAGATCGCGGCGACCCGATCATCGCCCCATCGTGGTCTTGGGCTTCGGTCTCGACTCCCATTCACTACAAACTATGGCATCCTTTGGAACAGTTTACAACCCGCAACAAGGAGGTGGTGGACCCATGTACACAGCTGCGGCTCATCTGGGCTCGACCGATCGACCCCACCTCCTTTTCCCACTTTGTCGGTGAGATCGTACTTCACGGTCCGCTTGCTTGCGTTCGCCGGGCCCATTTGTCGTGTGAAGGATGCAAGTTGTTAATGGATCCTCGTCCAGGTCAAGGGTGGCCAAGTACAGCAGCCTATGAAGGGATCCATGTGCTACCTATCTTCAAGGAGGGCTCTTCAAGGATTCACAAGGCCGTCTACTGCTTGGTGTTGACCCCTTTGTATCCAATGGAACAACCGCCAGAGTTTCGACGGATTGGGACCTTGGTTATTGATATGTCCTCCAGGCCTTTATGCGTAGATGACCCCGAAAAGTGTCAAGATGAGAGGTGTCATCCCTCCTCTCACCATCCTGACGAGTTTTTCGACACATCACCAACTAACGTGCAGCCGTATATGGTCGTTCGTGAGTTCTCTATTTTTCATAGCCTCCTGACCATCAGAAAACTAAGCGTTATGGCAATGATCTAG
- a CDS encoding Acyltransferase, with protein MISLAVRSIRGAVARFSPTYSYSLLSDATPQSDPSLPASSSPTPQSKSFLAKLTAILFFLLPSFVQRRLRPSDKHQRRRLYATSWLDGLRGVASLIVFICHYSGPHFGYYLARPYGIPDENDHVASSPLQLPFVRVIYSGKPMVHIFFVISGFVLSLKSLQLVRKHNYEALHRTLSSSVFRRGFRLFLPTTASTFIIMIMIRLGWMGQPLPTLWEQLVDWKNGLWKITFSWQWDITQFLPYDVHLWTIPIEFSNSLLLFVTLVGVSRMKTYLRLLSVVGIMIYCLKCGHWAAFEFFGGMVLAEVGLIQEARRERAAAAAAVEDKEAASDTGAIGGGFNSWSSSVTTLVLKAFLLGNLIFALFVAGWPDQVNDITPGIAPLFRNTMEPYFTMGGDLVAFPWYALGAVQIVAALQQIKVLQNLFITPLAQYLADISYALYLCHGPVLDVFEHRWMPYVWALVGGRDEAGMWGRMVAWFIGLLTLGVPTIWASDVFWRTIDVKSVELSRWIESFCTQDD; from the coding sequence ATGATCTCCCTCGCCGTTCGCTCCATTCGCGGAGCTGTCGCTCGGTTCTCCCCCACCTACTCTTACTCCCTGCTATCGGACGCAACCCCCCAGTCCGATCCCTCGTTACCCGCCTCATCGAGCCCAACGCCGCAGTCAAAGTCCTTCCTCGCCAAACTCACCGCtattctcttcttcctgctgcCCTCCTTCGTCCAGAGGAGGCTGAGACCCAGCGACAAGCACCAGCGCCGACGCCTCTATGCTACATCATGGCTTGATGGCCTACGCGGCGTCGCCTCCCTGATCGTCTTCATCTGTCACTACTCAGGTCCGCACTTTGGCTACTACCTCGCTCGACCATACGGCATCCCCGACGAAAACGATCATGTTGCTTCCTCGCCGTTGCAGCTGCCTTTCGTGCGTGTCATTTACAGCGGCAAGCCCATGGTCCACATCTTCTTCGTTATCTCGGGTTTCGTCCTCTCCCTCAAGTCTCTACAACTCGTCAGAAAACACAATTATGAAGCGCTCCATCGCACCCTCTCAAGCAGCGTTTTTCGCCGGGGGTTTCGCCTCTTCCTGCCTACAACTGCCTCTACCTTTATCATCATGATTATGATCCGCTTGGGTTGGATGGGACAGCCCTTGCCTACGCTGTGGGAGCAGCTGGTGGACTGGAAGAACGGTCTCTGGAAGATCACCTTCAGTTGGCAATGGGATATTACCCAGTTTCTCCCCTACGACGTTCACCTTTGGACCATTCCTATTGAGTTCTCAAACTCGTTGCTGTTGTTTGTTACTCTGGTTGGTGTAAGTCGTATGAAGACGTATCTCCGTCTGTTATCTGTGGTTGGTATAATGATCTACTGCCTCAAGTGTGGCCACTGGGCTGCGTTTGAGTTCTTTGGCGGCATGgtcctcgccgaggttgGTCTTATTCAGGAGGCCCGCCGCGAgcgcgctgccgctgcagcggccgtcgaggacaaggaggcgGCATCCGACACGGgggccatcggcggcggcttcaaCTCGTGGTCGAGCTCCGTCACAACGCTCGTCCTCAAGGCTTTCCTCCTTGGCAACCTCATCTTCGCCCTATTCGTTGCTGGATGGCCGGATCAGGTCAACGATATCACGCCGGGCATAGCACCGCTCTTCCGCAACACCATGGAGCCTTACTTCACGATGGGTGGAGACCTTGTTGCATTCCCCTGGTatgccctcggcgccgtccagATTGTTGCCGCCTTGCAGCAGATCAAGGTGCTGCAGAACCTGTTCATCACACCGTTGGCGCAGTACCTCGCTGATATTAGCTACGCACTGTACCTCTGCCACGGCCCTGTCCTAGACGTTTTCGAGCATCGCTGGATGCCCTACGTCTGGGCGCTGGTTGGCGGCAGAGACGAAGCCGGCATGTGGGGGCGGATGGTGGCGTGGTTCATCGGGTTGCTGACGCTGGGAGTGCCCACCATCTGGGCCAGCGACGTCTTCTGGCGCACGATCGATGTCAAGAGCGTCGAGCTATCACGATGGATCGAGTCATTCTGCACCCAGGACGACTAG
- a CDS encoding Eukaryotic translation initiation factor eIF2A encodes MASSQLQFAYRTQKGIGLFDAAPTYQPLAGFTKPEGNLRCCTYSPCGRYFAWASPEVVTVVDASNGQQVLALPILNVYELGFSPLGTFLVTWERPAKDENGDATKNLKVWRTVEDGVAGADKVPLGKYVQKSQGGWNLQYTADEKFCARQVTNEVQFYESHDLGTVWNKLRVEGVADFALAPGRSHSVAVFIPERKGQPAAVKVYNVPQFTSPISQKTFFKGDKVQLKWNNLGTSILVLAQTDVDKSNKSYYGETTLYLLSVNGSFDARVSLDKEGPIHDVTWSPNSKEFGVVYGYMPAKTTIFNHRAVATHSFPLGPRNTIIFSPTGRFALVAGFGNLAGQIDVYDLEKDFRKLHTIESGNPSVCTWSPDSRYIITATTSPRLRVDNGVKIWHASGPLMYNEDMVELYHVVWRPQAVDKVAGGDPLNPVPTPHASAATYLGTVKTPSKPAGAYRPPGARGLATPLHFKREDEGGAAHVSMNNGSAAIGPNGFGRPRRGVPGAEFAGASGGASKIPGADTADGDENLSKAALKNKKKRNNKKREGEANPEGQNGGGASLAPPPRDFGSGAGHEGRSPERRGGAGGNHRHRSHSRNPGAGQSRNRSNTHRGQNGAPQVPNAQAQQAVPAAGADADASQNPNSKKIRSLQKKVRAIEDLEMRLAGGEKLEDTQMKKIGTKSSVLKELEALEREL; translated from the exons ATGGCGTCCTCGCAGTTGCAGTTTGCCTACCGAACCCAGAAGGGCATCGGCCTGTTTGATGCTGCCCCGACCTATCAGCCTCTCGCTGGGTTCACCAAGCCCGAAGGGAACCTCCGGTGTTGTACATACTCGCCCTGTGGCCGCTACTTTGCCTGGGCGAGCCCCGAAGTTGTTACGGTTGTCGACGCCTCCAACGGCCAGCAGGTTCTTGCCCTCCCCATCCTCAATGTCTACGAGCTCGGCTTTTCTCCCCTCGGTACCTTCCTCGTGACCTGGGAGCGCCCTGCCAAGGACGAGAACGGTGATGCGACCAAGAACTTGAAGGTCTGGCGCACTGTCGAGGACGGtgtggccggcgccgacaaggtGCCCCTGGGCAAGTACGTTCAGAAGTCTCAGGGAGGCTGGAACCTTCAGTACACAGCCGACGAGAAGTTTTGTGCCCGCCAGGTCACCAACGAAGTCCAGTTTTACGAGAGTCACGACCTGGGCACCGTGTGGAACAAGTTGAGGGTTGAGGGTGTCGCCGACTTCGCCCTGGCACCCGGCCGCTCCCACTCTGTTGCCGTCTTCATCCCCGAGCGCAAG GGACAACCtgccgccgtcaaggtcTACAACGTGCCTCAGTTCACCTCGCCCATCTCTCAAAAGACCTTCTTCAAGGGCGACAAGGTCCAGCTCAAGTGGAACAACCTGGGCACCAGCATCCTTGTGCTGGCCCAGACCGACGTCGACAAGTCCAACAAGAGCTACTACGGCGAGACTACGCTCTACCTGCTGAGCGTCAACGGCTCCTTCGACGCCCGCGTCAGTCTCGACAAGGAGGGCCCCATCCACGACGTGACCTGGTCCCCGAACTCCAAGGAGTTCGGTGTTGTTTACGGATACATGCCCGCCAAgaccaccatcttcaaccaCCGAGCCGTCGCTACCCACTCGTTCCCCCTGGGCCCTCGCAACACCATCATCTTTTCGCCCACGGGACGCTTCGCCCTCGTTGCTGGTTTCGGTAatctggctggccagatCGACGTCTATGACCTCGAGAAGGATTTCCGCAAGCTGCACACCATTGAGAGTGGGAACCCCAGCGTCTGCACGTGGAGCCCCGACAGCCGTTACATCATCACGGCCACCACTTCTCCTCGCCTTCGCGTCGACAATGGCGTCAAGATCTGGCACGCCAGCGGTCCCCTGATGTACAATGAGGACATGGTTGAGCTGTACCACGTTGTTTGGAGGCCTCAAGCCGTGGACAAGGTTGCGGGCGGAGATCCGTTGAACCCGGTCCCCACCCCGCACGCCTCTGCGGCCACGTACCTCGGCACTGTCAAGACCCCAAGCAAGCCTGCGGGAGCTTACCGTCCCCCTGGTGCCCGCGGTCTTGCCACCCCGCTTCATTTCAAGCGTGAGGATGAGGGTGGTGCAGCCCACGTCAGCATGAACAACGGCTCTGCGGCCATCGGACCTAATGGGTtcggccgccctcgccgtggTGTGCCTGGCGCCGAGTTTGCAGGTGCCTCCGGCGGCGCTTCCAAGATCCCCGGAGCCGACAccgccgatggcgatgagaATTTGTCAAAGGCGGCGttgaagaacaagaagaagcgcaacaacaagaagagagagggcgaggcgAACCCCGAAGGCcagaacggcggcggtgcttcGCTCGCCCCGCCTCCTCGCGACTTCGGCTCGGGAGCGGGCCACGAGGGCCGTAGCCCCGAGCGCCGTGGCGGTGCCGGAGGTAATCACAGACATCGCAGCCACTCTCGTAACCCGGGTGCCGGTCAGTCCCGTAACAGGAGCAACACGCACCGGGGTCAGAATGGCGCGCCTCAGGTGCCGAACGCGCAAGCCCAGCAGGCCgtgccggcggccggcgctGATGCCGACGCCTCGCAAAACCCGAATTCCAAGAAGATCCGCAGCCTGCAGAAGAAGGTGCGGGCCATTGAGGATCTCGAGATGAGACTGGCCGGtggcgagaagctcgaggacaCCCAGATGAAGAAGATTGGCACCAAGTCCTCTGTgctcaaggagctggaggCTCTCGAGAGAGAGCTGTAG
- a CDS encoding Integral membrane protein — protein sequence MSSPTGPIGAAAPPLGETPDFNNPRDAGHVLHLVYMCFIQTIVVVFFAIRVYVKLWANGKFRLEDWSCLVGWIFTVMLNTSVFLKLRFGEGFHIWEITASNYVEIQKWLYIGSLFYSPAAFFTKAAILLLTIRVFSVNKIVARTLHGLLVFFLLCYIPAEVAKAAVCIPVRAFWDPSTPNFKCINQSKLFTYDSSLSIISDLIILVVPVVLTWKLKVSTIKKIKIIGLLGAGGVAVAVTIYRLFLVIERLDDSKDTTVEFIPVDWTTTGELAIGIVCACVPSINYLHEQRTARRGSSTTSQERTPWWKAAYKRHVQSLSTWGMGCGSRLATGNRTRLRSVDSIAVLAATPESERGEPQRPDYDVELATLSVPYPEPHPGEPVPRERGGHGHSQLAPLPVIRRSSPFKVDEFP from the exons ATGAGCAGCCCCACAGGTCCGATCggtgcggcggcgccgcctctCGGGGAAACGCCCGATTTCAACAACCCACGCGACGCCGGCCACGTACTCCACCTGGTATACATGTGCTTCATCCAGACCATCGTGGTGGTATTCTTCGCCATACGCGTTTACGTGAAGCTGTGGGCTAACGGAAAATTCCGATTGGAAGACT GGAGTTGTCTAGTTGGATGG ATCTTCACTGTGATGCTCAACACGTCCGTTTTCCTGA AGCTCCGTTTCGGTGAAGGATTCCATATCTGGGAAATCACTGCGAGTAATTACGTGGAGATCCAAAAG TGGCTGTACATCGGCTCCCTGTTTTACTCGCCGGCAGCCTTTTTcaccaaggccgccatcTTACTCCTCACGATACGAGTCTTCTCCGTCAACAAGATCGTCGCCCGAACGCTCCACGGTCTTTTGGTATTCTTTCTTCTCTGCTACATCCCGGCGGAAGTGGCTAAGGCTGCTGTTTGCATTCCTGTACGAGCCTTTTGGGACCCGTCGACACCCAACTTCAAATGCATCAACCAATCGAAGCTCTTCACATACGATAGCAGTCTCTCCATAATTTCCGATTTgatcatcctcgtcgtccctgTCGTTCTGACGTGGAAGCTGAAAGTTTCGACGATCAAGAAGATCAAGATTATAGGACTCTTGGGTGCAGGTGGTGTGGCCGTCGCGGTGACAATCTACAGGTTGTTCCTGGTAATAGAACGATTAGACGATTCCAAGGACACAACCGTTGAGTTTATTCCGGTTGACTGGACGAC AACGGGAGAGCTCGCCATCGGCATAGTGTGCGCTTGCGTGCCCTCGATCAACTACCTCCATGAGCAACGCACTGCCCGCAGAGGGTCGTCCACCACCTCTCAGGAGCGAACACCATGGTGGAAAGCAGCTTACAAGAGACACGTCCAATCTTTGTCAACCTGGGGCATGGGTTGCGGGTCCAGGTTGGCGACTGGAAATAGGACGAGGCTGCGAAGCGTCGACTCGATAGCCGTGCTTGCTGCTACTCCCGAGTCAGAGAGGGGCGAGCCCCAGCGACCAGATTATGACGTAGAGCTCGCGACGTTGTCGGTGCCGTACCCTGAGCCCCATCCCGGAGAGCCGGTAccgagagaaagaggaggccatggccatAGTCAGCTGGCCCCGCTGCCTGTCATCAGGCGGAGCAGTCCCTTTAAAGTTGATGAGTTTCCATGA